One genomic window of Nakamurella panacisegetis includes the following:
- a CDS encoding ABC transporter permease, which produces MTAPTTTVRPDSAETSPRRDIAPPPLRRAYRFELVKLLAQWRLRLIVLVCWLGPGLAVAVVSTQTTLPSDTVFGRWMGQTGWAGSLVVLSFACDWVLPLVASLVAGDVFAGEDRQGTWRHLLVAVRSPRRIFLAKALASLTVVLGLMIALAVSSAVGGLAAAGDRPLVGLSGQTIAPGHAAVSVVVAWLVVLAPTLVFSAVGLLGSVMFGRSPMGLLTPVVLAFILALAQLLPLPVLVRAALPSWSFLAWRGLFTDPAQTGPVVAGVVVDLVWALVAAVLAFVVFMRRDFTDPAFDGANVRVITLALAPLVALLAVTVAVLGAVTPASGSGIDRPKLELSLATAYAHLYRLQTGELGRPDVPEAQLRTGASCDKGGDLVEDVGPGNDWRCVVTWHIPGATAVGSAIYQLDVTPDGRYVADGDGPQSVNGFFQVRTPTGDAPNPLWQFDGSVDLFTATQKG; this is translated from the coding sequence GTGACTGCTCCGACCACCACCGTCCGGCCCGACTCGGCGGAGACGTCCCCGCGGCGTGATATCGCGCCCCCGCCCCTGCGGCGCGCCTATCGCTTCGAGCTCGTCAAGCTGCTGGCCCAATGGCGGCTGCGCCTGATCGTCCTGGTCTGCTGGCTCGGGCCCGGTCTGGCCGTGGCCGTTGTCAGCACCCAGACCACCTTGCCGTCCGACACCGTCTTCGGGCGCTGGATGGGTCAAACCGGCTGGGCCGGGTCCTTGGTCGTGCTGTCCTTCGCGTGTGACTGGGTGCTGCCACTGGTGGCCTCGCTGGTCGCCGGCGATGTGTTTGCCGGGGAGGACCGGCAGGGCACCTGGCGGCACCTCTTGGTAGCGGTGCGGTCACCGCGCCGCATCTTCTTGGCCAAGGCGCTGGCCAGTCTGACGGTGGTGCTCGGGCTGATGATCGCTCTCGCCGTGTCCAGCGCGGTCGGCGGGCTCGCGGCCGCCGGCGACCGGCCGTTGGTGGGGTTGAGTGGCCAGACCATCGCGCCCGGCCACGCCGCGGTGTCGGTGGTCGTGGCGTGGCTGGTCGTGCTGGCACCCACTCTGGTGTTCTCCGCAGTCGGGCTGCTCGGCTCCGTCATGTTCGGCCGATCGCCGATGGGGTTGCTGACCCCGGTTGTGCTCGCGTTCATCCTGGCCCTCGCGCAGCTGCTGCCGCTGCCCGTCCTCGTGCGCGCGGCCCTACCCAGCTGGTCCTTCCTGGCGTGGCGCGGACTCTTCACTGATCCGGCACAGACCGGCCCCGTCGTCGCTGGGGTGGTCGTCGACCTGGTGTGGGCGCTGGTCGCTGCGGTCCTGGCCTTTGTGGTGTTCATGCGCCGTGACTTCACCGACCCGGCCTTCGACGGGGCGAACGTTCGCGTGATCACCCTGGCCCTGGCGCCGCTGGTCGCCTTGCTGGCCGTCACCGTCGCCGTGCTTGGCGCGGTCACCCCGGCCTCTGGTTCAGGCATTGACCGGCCGAAGCTCGAGCTTTCCCTCGCGACCGCCTACGCCCACCTGTATCGGCTGCAAACCGGAGAACTGGGCCGCCCGGACGTGCCCGAGGCGCAGCTGCGCACTGGCGCGTCGTGCGACAAGGGCGGCGACCTGGTGGAGGACGTGGGCCCCGGGAACGACTGGCGGTGTGTCGTCACCTGGCACATTCCGGGCGCCACCGCAGTCGGGTCCGCGATCTATCAGCTGGACGTCACACCCGACGGGCGTTACGTCGCGGACGGCGACGGTCCCCAATCGGTCAACGGATTCTTCCAGGTGCGGACCCCAACGGGCGACGCGCCGAATCCGCTATGGCAGTTCGACGGTTCTGTCGATCTGTTCACTGCCACACAGAAGGGTTGA
- a CDS encoding methyltransferase domain-containing protein: MHCDYFSAGRCRSCRLMGVPYHRQLADKQVMAAQALRPVAPEVRWADPFASAESGYRNKAKWVVGGDRRNPTIGILDERREGIDLRRCGICEPSLIEAFPALVDFIARIGLVPYDVNRRIGDIKYLIVTTSPQGQLLVRFVLRSLDRLDDIRRGLPALRSALPQLAVASVNLHPEHKAVLEGDREILLTEESSLSIRLGDVSLYLGPQGFFQTNTAVAAGLYRQAADWATQTTPTSVLDLYCGIGGFALHCAPPSARTVHGVEISADAVSGARRSAATRPDPGRFTFDADDAVARRLDADLVIVNPPRRGLGATVADWIDTGAARHLIYSSCNPATLAADLARMPSLRAIEARLFDMFPQTAHMEVAVLLERR; encoded by the coding sequence GTGCACTGCGACTACTTCAGCGCCGGCCGATGCCGCTCCTGCCGGCTGATGGGCGTGCCGTACCACCGGCAGCTGGCCGACAAGCAGGTCATGGCCGCTCAGGCGCTGCGGCCGGTGGCGCCGGAGGTCCGGTGGGCCGATCCGTTCGCCAGCGCCGAGTCCGGTTATCGCAACAAGGCGAAGTGGGTGGTCGGGGGTGACCGGCGGAATCCGACCATCGGGATCCTGGACGAGCGCCGCGAAGGTATCGACCTGCGGCGGTGCGGGATCTGTGAGCCGTCCCTGATCGAGGCGTTCCCGGCGCTCGTCGACTTCATCGCCCGTATCGGCCTGGTTCCCTACGACGTGAACCGCCGGATCGGCGACATCAAGTACCTGATCGTCACCACCTCCCCGCAGGGCCAGTTGCTCGTCCGGTTCGTCCTGCGGTCGCTCGACCGCCTGGACGACATCCGGCGCGGACTGCCCGCGTTGCGGTCCGCTCTGCCCCAGCTCGCGGTCGCCTCGGTGAATCTGCATCCGGAACACAAGGCGGTACTCGAGGGCGATCGGGAGATCCTGCTCACCGAGGAGAGCTCACTGTCCATCCGGCTCGGGGACGTCAGTCTGTATCTGGGGCCGCAGGGCTTCTTCCAGACCAACACGGCGGTCGCCGCCGGCCTCTACCGGCAGGCCGCGGACTGGGCGACGCAGACCACCCCGACCTCGGTGCTGGATCTGTACTGCGGTATCGGCGGCTTCGCCCTGCACTGCGCGCCACCGTCCGCGCGCACCGTTCACGGCGTCGAGATCTCCGCGGACGCGGTGTCCGGGGCGCGGCGCAGCGCCGCGACCCGGCCGGACCCGGGTCGTTTCACGTTCGACGCCGATGACGCGGTGGCGCGACGGTTGGACGCGGATCTGGTGATCGTCAACCCACCTCGTCGCGGACTCGGCGCAACCGTGGCCGACTGGATCGACACCGGCGCCGCGCGCCACCTGATCTATTCGAGCTGCAACCCGGCGACTCTGGCTGCCGACCTGGCCCGGATGCCTTCGCTGCGGGCGATCGAGGCTCGACTGTTCGACATGTTCCCGCAGACCGCGCACATGGAGGTGGCGGTCCTGCTGGAACGGCGGTGA
- a CDS encoding sensor domain-containing phosphodiesterase has translation MTDGPELLRSRSARHYLKGAATSTRLQTTIALAARALSFPMAMINILDEDSQHTIGILGTDDKMATPREVALCDAVVRSGSALVVTDAGLDPRFAGFPVVTGRDVGTFIGVPLMGRESLIIGALCVIDPRPRDVADDQADRLVEFGSVVEDQLDLMRRLNEQRQVGSVLTQELAQAIRGGHIIPWYQPVVDLDSDRIVGVEALARWQHPEGEITNPARFIPLAEDSDLIIDLDLTIISLAARDVVRWHAERPDLRLSVNLSGRHFDRDDFLTPIASAVTDAGLSPEAVDLELTETKHLGERVTSGLVHQLRDAGFGVWLDDFGTGWSSLEYLLRMPVSGVKIDRALTLALGSRIGNALTTAVTGLTSELDLKTTIEGVETRRNAQIARDLGCDFGQGYFWSPPVPAPDLPRLWASSTNGSNTDPSRATAPNPTGTD, from the coding sequence GTGACGGACGGGCCGGAGTTGCTGCGGAGTCGATCGGCCCGGCACTACCTGAAGGGCGCCGCGACCTCCACCCGCCTGCAGACGACGATCGCCCTTGCCGCGCGCGCCCTGTCCTTCCCGATGGCGATGATCAACATCCTCGATGAGGACTCTCAGCACACCATCGGCATTCTGGGCACCGACGACAAGATGGCCACCCCGAGGGAGGTGGCGCTGTGCGATGCAGTGGTGCGCAGCGGGTCGGCCCTGGTGGTCACCGACGCCGGACTCGATCCGCGATTCGCCGGCTTCCCGGTGGTCACCGGCCGCGATGTCGGCACCTTCATCGGGGTCCCCCTGATGGGCCGGGAATCGTTGATCATCGGCGCTCTGTGCGTCATCGACCCCCGACCTCGCGACGTTGCGGACGACCAGGCCGACCGCCTGGTCGAATTCGGCTCGGTTGTGGAAGACCAGCTCGACCTGATGCGACGCCTGAACGAACAACGGCAGGTCGGGTCCGTCCTCACCCAAGAATTGGCTCAGGCCATCCGGGGTGGCCACATCATCCCCTGGTATCAGCCGGTGGTCGACCTGGATAGCGATCGAATCGTCGGAGTCGAAGCATTGGCCAGATGGCAGCACCCGGAAGGAGAAATCACCAATCCGGCGCGATTCATCCCGTTGGCCGAGGACAGCGACCTGATCATCGATCTGGACCTGACGATCATCTCACTCGCGGCCCGGGACGTGGTGCGCTGGCACGCGGAACGACCCGATCTGCGCCTCAGTGTCAATCTGTCCGGACGCCATTTCGATCGAGATGATTTCCTCACCCCGATCGCGTCAGCGGTGACCGACGCCGGTTTGTCACCGGAGGCGGTAGACCTGGAACTGACCGAGACGAAGCATCTGGGCGAGCGCGTGACGTCCGGCCTGGTTCACCAGTTGCGGGACGCCGGGTTCGGAGTGTGGCTGGACGATTTCGGCACCGGCTGGTCATCACTGGAATACCTGCTGCGCATGCCGGTGTCCGGGGTGAAGATCGACCGCGCCCTGACCCTCGCGCTCGGTAGCCGCATCGGAAACGCATTGACCACAGCGGTCACCGGATTGACGTCGGAACTGGATCTCAAGACCACCATCGAAGGGGTCGAAACTCGCCGGAACGCCCAGATTGCCCGTGACCTGGGTTGCGATTTCGGGCAGGGATACTTCTGGTCACCACCCGTTCCCGCTCCGGATCTCCCGCGCCTGTGGGCATCGTCGACCAACGGCAGCAACACGGATCCCTCCCGTGCAACGGCGCCGAACCCGACCGGCACAGACTGA
- a CDS encoding GGDEF domain-containing protein — protein sequence MTDANDNSLGEQARARDAERRDQAGRQRDVAAVGRDEEGSARDEAASIRDEAASAREERLAADQAALSSMARDDRLHARDDRTAGAGDRIDAKHDREEAAADRQAAAEDRYVASVDGLTGLCSRAAGLVELNLDMARARRAGHGMVLAFIDVDDLKGINDTLGHAAGDLLLQRVAHALKAALRPYDLVMRYGGDEFLCAIEGIDVAAARARFARVNRFLAEDGAGGGSVTIGLADLGDQESLPALIAEADADLYRQRATPPDG from the coding sequence GTGACCGATGCCAACGACAATTCTCTCGGTGAACAGGCGCGGGCGCGGGACGCGGAACGCCGGGATCAGGCCGGTCGCCAACGAGATGTCGCGGCCGTCGGTCGAGACGAGGAAGGCTCCGCACGGGACGAGGCCGCCTCCATCCGGGACGAGGCCGCCTCCGCCCGAGAGGAGCGGCTCGCCGCCGATCAGGCCGCCCTTTCTTCGATGGCCCGGGACGACCGGCTCCACGCCAGGGACGATCGAACCGCCGGGGCGGGTGACCGCATCGACGCCAAGCATGATCGCGAAGAGGCGGCAGCTGACCGGCAGGCCGCCGCCGAAGATCGCTACGTCGCCTCGGTCGACGGCCTGACCGGGTTGTGCAGCCGGGCGGCAGGCCTCGTCGAGCTGAACCTGGACATGGCGCGAGCACGGCGCGCCGGGCATGGCATGGTGCTGGCGTTCATCGACGTTGACGACCTCAAGGGAATCAACGACACCCTCGGCCACGCGGCCGGTGACCTGTTGTTACAGCGGGTTGCCCATGCCCTCAAGGCCGCCCTGCGACCCTACGACCTGGTCATGCGCTACGGCGGGGATGAGTTCCTCTGCGCGATCGAGGGCATCGATGTCGCCGCCGCGCGAGCTCGGTTCGCCCGGGTGAACAGGTTCCTGGCGGAGGACGGCGCAGGTGGTGGATCCGTAACGATCGGTTTGGCCGACCTGGGAGACCAGGAATCCCTACCTGCGCTGATTGCCGAGGCCGACGCGGACCTCTACCGCCAGCGAGCGACACCGCCCGATGGATGA
- a CDS encoding bifunctional YncE family protein/alkaline phosphatase family protein, whose amino-acid sequence MQVTRQRRPRARLRLHLGRRSRIVAIGATAILIGGAGVGYASTTPFGHRLVGTQYTDGLQISSDQVIKPLGDRLFTKFGKFMASTPSPNGRYLAVTSADKGIVLQMFDLKDYRLVYTVGSATFANQSTKDGTVGQGGPAWSPDGRTLWLPQANGLTRYPVQDDGTLGVPMTVHLPTVNGAAPLPGKAVYSPDGKALYVPVNGQNTVVSLDPATGQVQQTWNVGIAPRELAFVGTKLYVSNEGGRLARPGETTINSYGTEVPADAFYGTSTTGTLSVIDTSSTSASVRSIAVGLHPTALYVSGRALFVANTNSDTVSVVNTGNDKVVQTIATQPWPQSTVGYQPTGIALTNGHLLVTLARANAVAVYRYSGAPQDPVSYLGLLPTDYYPEDVTVAGGQVVVTNTRGIDARGPELTFAKGPGTVPATGHGTHSTTGSLTKFALPSDQQIAKDTATVFAQNGWKTKDAAQAKGKPKAPVAVPVRVGDPSTIKHVFLIVKENRSYDQVFGDVAKGNGDRTLTQFGANVTPNQHALADQFGLYDNTYDTGTNSAEGHNWVMQGDNPEYTESSAAEYLRSYDTEDDVLGHQRSGFLWTAAEDAGAGVRNFGEFTQFETKPADATWQKYYCAATNVDQGGDPAQLTDPSIKQDTESPIPSLNAVTNHDYPKFDTNIPDIYRYNIWKQDFEKNGPANLNMLWLSSDHTGGTPDPQAQVADNDVAVGKIVQEISHSPYWKDSAIFVLEDDSQDGADHVDGHRAPIQIISPYAKHGVVDSTYYTQITMVRTIEQILGAQPLNQKLAAATPMSGAFTNKPDFTPYTAVKNQIPLTEGVSSAPACGLDTVSTTRTAAKVAAAPSIPAMQQGVAAQWATWAKSQRFTGDRAVPDYADPEQMNRYTWYRTYGFTKPYPGDPKIYAPAQVPGAYIPSPDTE is encoded by the coding sequence ATGCAGGTCACACGACAACGACGGCCACGCGCGCGACTCCGCCTCCACCTCGGCCGTCGGTCGCGGATCGTCGCCATCGGTGCCACGGCGATCCTCATCGGCGGGGCCGGCGTCGGATACGCATCCACCACGCCGTTCGGACACCGGCTGGTCGGCACGCAGTACACGGACGGGCTGCAGATCTCCTCCGACCAGGTCATCAAGCCGCTGGGCGATCGCCTCTTCACCAAGTTCGGCAAGTTCATGGCGTCGACCCCCAGCCCGAACGGGCGTTACTTGGCCGTCACGAGCGCTGACAAGGGCATCGTTCTGCAGATGTTCGACCTGAAGGACTACCGCTTGGTCTACACCGTCGGCTCGGCAACGTTCGCGAACCAGTCGACCAAGGACGGCACGGTCGGCCAGGGCGGGCCGGCGTGGTCACCCGACGGCAGGACGCTGTGGCTGCCGCAGGCGAACGGCCTCACCCGCTACCCGGTCCAGGACGACGGCACGCTCGGTGTGCCGATGACCGTCCACCTGCCGACGGTGAACGGCGCCGCGCCGCTGCCGGGTAAGGCCGTCTACTCTCCCGACGGCAAGGCCCTCTACGTTCCGGTCAACGGACAGAACACCGTCGTCTCCCTCGATCCGGCCACCGGCCAGGTGCAACAGACCTGGAACGTCGGCATCGCCCCGCGTGAACTGGCCTTCGTCGGCACCAAGCTGTACGTGAGCAACGAAGGCGGCCGTCTCGCCAGACCAGGCGAGACCACGATCAACTCCTACGGTACCGAGGTCCCCGCCGACGCGTTCTACGGGACATCGACCACCGGCACCCTCAGCGTCATCGACACCTCGTCCACGTCGGCGAGCGTGCGGTCGATCGCCGTCGGCCTGCACCCCACCGCCCTCTACGTCAGCGGCAGAGCGCTGTTTGTCGCCAACACCAACAGCGACACGGTCTCGGTCGTCAACACCGGCAACGACAAAGTCGTCCAGACGATCGCGACCCAGCCATGGCCGCAATCGACCGTCGGCTACCAGCCGACCGGCATCGCGCTCACCAACGGCCATCTGCTGGTGACCTTGGCCCGTGCGAACGCGGTCGCCGTCTACCGCTACTCCGGCGCACCGCAGGACCCGGTGAGCTACCTGGGCCTGCTGCCAACGGACTACTACCCCGAGGACGTCACGGTGGCCGGCGGCCAGGTCGTGGTCACCAACACCCGCGGCATCGACGCCCGCGGGCCTGAGCTGACCTTCGCCAAGGGCCCCGGCACCGTGCCGGCGACGGGACACGGGACCCACAGCACCACCGGGTCGCTGACGAAGTTCGCGCTGCCCAGCGACCAGCAGATCGCGAAGGACACGGCCACCGTGTTCGCTCAGAACGGTTGGAAGACCAAGGACGCAGCCCAGGCAAAGGGCAAGCCCAAGGCCCCCGTTGCCGTGCCGGTCCGGGTGGGGGACCCGTCGACGATCAAGCACGTGTTCCTCATCGTGAAAGAGAACCGCAGCTACGACCAGGTGTTCGGCGACGTCGCCAAGGGCAACGGAGACCGCACGCTGACGCAGTTCGGTGCGAACGTGACGCCGAACCAGCACGCGCTGGCCGACCAGTTCGGGCTCTACGACAACACCTACGACACCGGCACGAACTCCGCCGAAGGTCACAACTGGGTGATGCAAGGTGACAACCCGGAATACACCGAGTCCTCCGCCGCCGAGTACCTCCGCAGCTACGACACCGAGGACGACGTCCTGGGTCACCAGCGTTCCGGGTTCCTCTGGACGGCCGCCGAGGACGCGGGCGCCGGCGTGCGCAACTTCGGTGAATTCACCCAGTTCGAGACCAAGCCGGCCGACGCCACCTGGCAGAAGTACTACTGCGCCGCCACGAACGTCGACCAGGGCGGGGACCCGGCCCAGCTGACCGACCCGTCGATCAAGCAGGACACCGAGTCCCCGATCCCGTCGCTCAACGCGGTCACCAACCACGACTACCCCAAGTTCGACACCAACATCCCGGACATCTACCGCTACAACATCTGGAAGCAGGACTTCGAGAAGAACGGCCCGGCCAACCTGAACATGCTCTGGCTGTCCAGTGACCACACGGGCGGCACTCCCGACCCGCAGGCGCAGGTCGCCGACAACGATGTTGCGGTCGGCAAGATCGTCCAGGAAATCTCTCACAGTCCCTACTGGAAGGATTCCGCGATCTTCGTCCTCGAGGACGACAGCCAGGACGGCGCCGATCACGTCGATGGACACCGGGCGCCGATCCAGATCATCAGCCCGTACGCCAAGCACGGCGTCGTCGACAGCACCTACTACACCCAGATCACCATGGTGCGCACGATCGAGCAGATCCTGGGCGCGCAGCCGCTGAACCAGAAGCTCGCCGCCGCCACACCCATGTCCGGCGCGTTCACCAACAAGCCCGACTTCACGCCGTACACCGCGGTGAAGAATCAGATCCCACTGACCGAAGGCGTGAGCTCCGCACCTGCCTGCGGCCTGGATACCGTCAGCACAACCCGGACGGCTGCGAAGGTGGCGGCGGCGCCGTCGATTCCTGCTATGCAGCAGGGCGTCGCAGCGCAGTGGGCGACTTGGGCCAAGAGCCAGCGTTTCACCGGTGACCGGGCCGTACCCGACTACGCCGACCCCGAGCAGATGAACCGGTACACCTGGTATCGGACCTACGGTTTCACCAAGCCCTACCCGGGCGACCCGAAGATCTACGCTCCGGCGCAGGTCCCGGGTGCCTACATCCCGAGCCCGGACACCGAATGA
- a CDS encoding ABC transporter ATP-binding protein, whose protein sequence is MQRVPAVRARGIVKFFGDVIALDGVDIDIAEGHVHGLVGPNGAGKTTLLGLLLGLAAADSGTLEVLGRPVRRALALPDGVAGFVDGPGLYPALTARQNLVALASLRGDRKPGIDDALDTVGLIDVADDRVRGFSLGMRQRLGLAAALLTRPRLLVLDEPANGLDAAGTRQVHRVLSRLAADGASVVLSSHRMDDLTALCTEVSLLAAGRVVFSGPVSKLAAETGEVDYRLRTSDRAATRRLADQVPGVRVLPDDDLLQRQDAQALLVRGSTESVEGLVAHLVRAGVAVRELAPVVSPLESAYLALVGAEEDRVAVGVSTGDGHPMASTTG, encoded by the coding sequence ATGCAGCGAGTGCCTGCCGTGCGTGCGCGAGGCATCGTCAAGTTCTTCGGTGATGTCATCGCCCTGGACGGCGTCGACATCGACATCGCCGAGGGTCACGTGCATGGCCTGGTCGGCCCGAACGGTGCCGGTAAGACGACTCTGCTCGGGTTGCTGTTGGGTTTGGCGGCGGCCGACAGCGGAACGCTCGAGGTGCTCGGCCGACCGGTGCGCCGCGCCCTCGCGCTGCCCGATGGCGTCGCGGGTTTTGTAGACGGGCCCGGCCTCTATCCGGCGCTGACCGCCCGGCAGAACCTGGTAGCGCTGGCTTCGCTGCGTGGTGACCGAAAGCCTGGAATTGATGACGCCCTCGACACGGTCGGCCTGATCGACGTCGCTGACGACCGTGTGCGCGGCTTCTCCCTCGGCATGCGCCAGCGACTCGGGCTCGCCGCCGCTCTGCTGACCCGCCCGCGCCTGCTCGTGCTTGATGAACCGGCCAACGGCCTGGACGCCGCCGGTACCCGCCAAGTTCATCGCGTCCTCTCGCGCCTGGCGGCCGACGGCGCTTCGGTCGTCCTGTCCAGCCACCGCATGGACGATCTCACCGCGTTGTGCACCGAGGTCAGCCTGCTGGCCGCCGGGAGGGTTGTGTTCTCCGGGCCGGTGAGCAAGCTCGCCGCGGAGACCGGTGAGGTCGACTACCGGCTGCGTACTTCCGACCGCGCGGCGACCCGACGTCTCGCCGACCAGGTCCCTGGCGTTCGCGTGCTTCCCGACGACGACCTGCTGCAACGTCAGGATGCCCAGGCTCTCCTGGTTCGGGGATCGACGGAATCGGTTGAGGGCCTCGTCGCGCACCTCGTCCGCGCCGGGGTCGCGGTCCGCGAGCTCGCTCCGGTCGTTTCCCCGCTGGAGTCCGCCTACCTCGCCCTGGTCGGGGCCGAGGAAGACCGGGTCGCCGTTGGCGTTTCGACGGGTGACGGACACCCCATGGCATCGACGACGGGATGA
- a CDS encoding sensor domain-containing phosphodiesterase — MRLRERRMSQGVRSIHDIDAVLDGRLVHSVFQPIVDLTTGAVVGYEALARGPVGPLHAPDRLFSAARQADRLAELDQLCRSAAVRGAIASGIYAPLTLFVNIEPEILESAPLRELLLLAESAPGRLQLVLEITERALADRPAELMATVNGLRRAGWRIALDDVGANDLSLTFMSLLRPDIIKLDLQLVQRRPSPAVAEIMNAVNAYAERTGALILAEGIEEQQHIEVAEALGARLGQGWRFGRPGPINRLPTHIEGLSLPQPIESPSLNSPFGCLPWAVTPRRSRKPLLTQVSAHLEREAMRLGSTCMLLATFQIAEHFTPRVADRYHDLAEHLGFVAAIGHDLPRDESSRLRYANLADDDPVRNEWDLIVLAPHFACALVARDLGDNGPDDEREFEFALTYDRPTVEAAARALMSRIQRTRASSSP; from the coding sequence GTGCGGCTGCGGGAGCGCCGCATGAGCCAAGGGGTCAGATCCATACACGATATCGACGCGGTGCTCGATGGCCGTCTGGTGCACAGCGTCTTCCAGCCGATTGTCGATCTGACCACCGGCGCGGTCGTTGGCTACGAAGCGCTCGCCCGCGGTCCGGTCGGTCCGCTGCACGCACCGGACCGGCTCTTTTCCGCGGCCCGGCAAGCCGACCGGTTGGCCGAATTGGACCAGCTGTGCCGGAGCGCCGCAGTACGCGGTGCGATCGCCAGCGGCATTTACGCGCCCCTTACCCTGTTCGTCAACATCGAACCCGAGATACTGGAATCCGCACCGTTGCGCGAGCTCCTGCTGCTGGCCGAATCGGCGCCCGGCCGGCTGCAACTGGTACTGGAAATCACCGAACGAGCCCTGGCTGATCGACCGGCGGAGCTCATGGCCACCGTGAATGGGCTACGGCGGGCCGGATGGCGAATTGCCCTGGACGACGTCGGCGCCAACGACCTGTCGTTGACTTTCATGTCATTGTTGCGCCCGGACATCATCAAACTGGACCTGCAACTGGTGCAGCGACGCCCGAGCCCGGCCGTCGCCGAAATCATGAACGCGGTCAACGCCTACGCCGAACGGACCGGCGCCCTCATCCTCGCCGAAGGCATAGAAGAACAGCAGCACATCGAGGTAGCCGAAGCTCTCGGCGCCCGCTTGGGGCAGGGCTGGAGGTTCGGCCGACCGGGGCCGATCAATCGCCTTCCCACGCACATCGAAGGGCTGAGCCTGCCCCAACCGATCGAGAGTCCTTCGCTGAACTCACCTTTCGGTTGCCTTCCGTGGGCGGTGACCCCGCGGCGGTCGCGTAAGCCACTTCTGACACAGGTCAGCGCACATCTGGAACGGGAGGCAATGCGTCTGGGCTCCACCTGCATGTTGTTGGCCACCTTTCAGATCGCCGAACACTTCACGCCGCGCGTCGCCGACCGCTACCACGACCTGGCCGAGCATCTCGGCTTTGTCGCCGCCATCGGACACGACCTTCCCCGTGACGAGAGCAGTCGGTTGCGGTACGCCAATCTGGCCGATGACGACCCGGTTCGCAATGAATGGGATCTCATCGTCCTGGCCCCGCACTTCGCGTGTGCCCTGGTGGCCCGCGACCTTGGTGACAACGGACCTGATGACGAGCGGGAATTCGAGTTCGCCCTCACCTACGACCGCCCCACGGTGGAAGCAGCGGCCCGAGCCCTCATGTCGCGCATCCAGCGCACGCGAGCCTCGTCATCTCCTTAG
- a CDS encoding DMT family transporter, with translation MLGRRGQTMAFAGLLLVAITWGTTFPISKTLFGRVGVWDLLAVRFSIAAGAMLVCWLPAVRRLPRRLLRHGAGLGVVYGAAQIVANLGLERAPAAVAGFITGTYVVLTPLCAALILRARIGARAWVAAAVAALGLGTLALHGFSVGVGETLALLSALLYALHIVALGMISTVRDAVGLAVVQIVATAAVSVVAALVVQGRINLPGRGTDWAVIAYMALVSGALAMMMQSWAQAHLPATRVALVMATEPLWAAALSVMFLHEAVTARLVIGATAIVSALIIAETGASDGRRPGRASRRRVRRAGRRQR, from the coding sequence GTGCTGGGACGACGCGGACAGACGATGGCCTTCGCCGGTCTGCTCCTGGTGGCGATCACCTGGGGGACGACGTTCCCGATCTCCAAGACCCTGTTCGGCCGGGTCGGGGTGTGGGACCTGCTGGCCGTGCGGTTCTCCATCGCGGCCGGGGCGATGCTCGTGTGCTGGCTCCCTGCCGTTCGCCGGCTTCCGCGGCGGCTCCTGCGGCACGGCGCCGGGCTCGGTGTGGTCTACGGCGCGGCCCAGATCGTGGCCAACCTGGGGTTGGAGCGGGCGCCGGCTGCGGTGGCCGGTTTCATCACCGGAACCTACGTCGTCCTGACGCCCCTGTGTGCGGCCTTGATCCTGCGAGCGCGCATCGGGGCGAGGGCCTGGGTCGCCGCCGCCGTGGCTGCGCTCGGGCTGGGGACATTGGCCCTGCACGGATTCTCGGTCGGCGTCGGCGAGACCTTGGCTCTGCTCTCGGCCCTGCTGTACGCCCTGCACATCGTGGCGCTCGGGATGATCTCGACGGTCCGTGACGCGGTGGGGCTGGCGGTGGTTCAGATCGTGGCCACCGCCGCGGTATCGGTGGTGGCTGCGCTCGTCGTGCAAGGAAGGATCAACCTGCCCGGCCGCGGGACCGACTGGGCCGTGATCGCGTACATGGCCTTGGTCTCCGGGGCTCTGGCCATGATGATGCAGTCCTGGGCCCAGGCACACCTGCCGGCCACTCGGGTCGCCCTCGTGATGGCCACCGAGCCGCTATGGGCGGCCGCCCTGTCCGTGATGTTCCTGCACGAAGCGGTCACCGCGCGGTTGGTGATCGGCGCCACCGCCATCGTGAGCGCGCTGATCATCGCCGAGACCGGGGCCAGCGACGGACGGCGACCGGGCCGGGCGTCGCGACGACGGGTACGGCGGGCCGGCCGCCGACAGCGGTGA